Proteins encoded by one window of Juglans regia cultivar Chandler chromosome 15, Walnut 2.0, whole genome shotgun sequence:
- the LOC108993070 gene encoding protein FAR-RED IMPAIRED RESPONSE 1-like → MDKEKDETIPTPSTPSTSILPTQEYYGSGNPYYLSFMLPQNTYPNPYTCTWGSQLSSMPFFGPMMPYPPSSNPEESTRVQHAYQHPSMPPLSNSEESTRSKKTLQLASESSTVPLSLGVKSEKNFGETSSDVNKVAEVEETNEISDDDERIEDPKPGMEFATAKELLAYYKRYAKQQGFGVITQRTKRDASGKPKYVTIGCARGGKYHPSHSNISKPRPTIKTDCKAKLNAHLDKKGVWVLTTAENTHNHGTVSPQKSRFFRSHKCLDEYSKRMLDLNDRAGIRMNKNFGALVVDAGGFENLEFQEKDCRNYIDKARHLRLGKVGGEALSDYFKRMRKMNDEFISVIDVDDELRLRNVFWVDARSRPAYECFGDVITFDTTYLTNRYGMPFVPFVGVNHHGQSILLGAGLISSEDTSTFVWLFRAWLECMNGQAPKAIITDQDRAMKSAIAMGELIQKYDLGDNTWLEGLYTERSFWVPVYLNDVFWAGMSTTQRSESMNAFFDGYVHSGTTLKEFVDQFDNALRKKVEVETTADFNSCNQTIPCVTPFHFEKQFQAVYTNAKFKEIQGEVWGMICCNCIHVSKQGCISTFDVLDEISTGDHVKTVHYIVYYNDEECDMKCTCALFQMRGIICRHVFKVCQMKKIHVLPEKYILDWWRKDLKRRYTLVKSSYDDLRDNADARRYELVVKRCMKLATRVSPSDNHVNAFMRILDEFEHNFKGLPLESGSTKVNESDVVDKGKKILSPNVVRGKGRPPTKRKVPPVEKVAIKRKKKQTCRKIFDDEQVGVGEVPAPQVGTNVEDVVVGTQYSTVTQQAPSSNDENL, encoded by the exons ATGGATAAAGAGAAAGATGAAACAATACCTACGCCATCTACGCCTTCTACATCGATTTTACCAACTCAG GAATATTATGGTTCAGGAAACCCGTACTACCTATCATTTATGTTGCCTCAAAATACATATCCAAATCCATATACATGCACTTGGGGTAGTCAG CTTTCATCGATGCCATTTTTTGGACCAATGATGCCCTACCCTCCATCGAGTAATCCGGAGGAGTCCACACGAGTTCAACATGCCTATCAG CATCCATCGATGCCACCATTGAGTAATTCGGAGGAGTCTACAAGATCTAAAAAGACTCTCCAACTAGCAAGTGAATCATCAACCGTGCCATTGTCATTGGGTGTTAAAAGTGAAAAGAATTTTGGAG aaactTCGTCCGACGTAAATAAAGTGGCAGAGGTCGAGGAAACTAATGAAATATCTGATGATGATGAACGAATTGAGGATCCAAAACCTGGTATGGAGTTCGCCACTGCTAAAGAGCTTCTTGCATATTATAAGCGATATGCCAAGCAACAAGGTTTTGGTGTTATCACACAGAGGACGAAAAGAGATGCGTCTGGGAAACCGAAGTATGTGACAATTGGGTGTGCACGTGGAGGCAAGTACCATCCGAGTCACAGTAATATTTCGAAGCCGCGACCAACAATTAAAACAGACTGTAAGGCAAAGTTAAACGCTCACTTGGATAAAAAGGGTGTATGGGTTTTGACCACTGCTGAGAATACTCACAATCATGGTACTGTGAGCCCACAAAAGTCTAGATTTTTTAGAAGTCACAAGTGTTTGGATGAATACAGTAAAAGAATGCTCGATCTAAATGACAGGGCAGGTATTCGAATGAACAAAAATTTTGGAGCACTTGTTGTTGATGCGGGCGGGTTCGAGAATCTTGAATTTCAAGAGAAAGATTGTCGGAATTATATTGACAAAGCCAGACACTTGAGGCTGGGTAAAGTAGGTGGCGAAGCACTTAGTGATTACTTTAagaggatgaggaagatgaatgatgaatttatttctgTGATTGATGTGGATGATGAGTTGCGACTCAGAAATGTGTTCTGGGTTGATGCACGTAGTCGACCCGCTTACGAGTGTTTCGGAGATGTGATCACCTTCGATACGACGTATCTAACAAATAGATACGGTATGCCTTTTGTTCCTTTTGTTGGGGTAAACCATCATGGGCAGTCCATACTGTTAGGGGCTGGATTGATTTCAAGTGAGGATACAAGTACTTTTGTGTGGTTGTTCCGAGCATGGTTGGAATGCATGAATGGTCAGGCTCCAAAAGCAATCATAACAGACCAAGATCGGGCAATGAAGAGTGCCATTGCGATG GGGGAACTTATTCAGAAATATGACCTTGGTGATAACACGTGGCTGGAGGGGTTGTATACTGAGAGATCATTTTGGGTTCCAGTTTACTTGAATGATGTATTTTGGGCTGGCATGAGCACTACACAACGgtctgaaagcatgaatgcatttttcgaCGGATATGTTCATTCTGGTACAACGTTAAAGGAATTTGTGGATCAATTTGACAATGCTCTAAGGAAGAAGGTGGAAGTAGAGACGACAGCTGATTTCAATTCATGCAACCAAACCATCCCATGTGTGACTCCATTCCACTTTGAGAAGCAGTTCCAAGCGGTGTATACAAATGCAAAGTTTAAAGAAATCCAAGGGGAGGTGTGGGGGATGATTTGTTGTAATTGCATACATGTTAGCAAACAGGGTTGTATTTCCACTTTTGATGTGTTGGATGAAATTTCCACGGGTGACCATGTTAAGACCGTCCATTACATAGTTTACTATAACGATGAGGAATGTGATATGAAATGCACGTGTGCACTGTTTCAGATGAGAGGCATTATTTGTAGGCATGTGTTTAAAGTTTGTCAAATGAAAAAGATTCATGTGTTGCCAGAGAAGTACATCTTGGATTGGTGGAGGAAAGACTTAAAGAGAAGATATACACTTGTCAAAAGTAGCTACGATGATTTGCGAGATAATGCGGATGCTCGAAGGTATGAACTTGTGGTTAAAAGATGTATGAAATTAGCGACGCGTGTATCTCCAAGTGACAACCATGTCAATGCATTCATGAGGATATTGGATGAGTTTGAGCATAATTTTAAAGGATTACCACTTGAGTCTGGTTCAACCAAGGTCAATGAGAGCGACGTCGTGGATAagggtaagaaaatattaagccctAACGTTGTTCGAGGGAAAGGAAGACCTCCAACGAAGAGAAAGGTTCCACCTGTAGAGAAGGTTGCAatcaagagaaagaagaaacag ACTTGCAGGAAAATATTTGATGACGAACAAGTTGGAGTTGGTGAGGTCCCAGCCCCCCAAGTTGGTACTAACGTTGAAGATGTTGTTGTTGGAACCCAATATAGTACTGTCACACAACAAGCACCATCGAGCAATGATGAGAATTTGTGA
- the LOC108993071 gene encoding receptor-like protein kinase 7: protein MSPAKISRPCLYSSFYLLCFLSLFSGIHSDELKILLKVKSVLQGSNSDVFSSWKSTNSVCDFAGITCNSNGSVIEIELSKQNLPGILPLDSICELHSLEKLSLGFNRFTGPITEDLKNCVKLQYLDLGNNFFTGAVPDISSLSKLQQLHLNNSGFSGTFPWNSLQNMTGLVRLSLGDNPFDPSPIPTMVVKLTKLEWLYLSNCNIQGTIPAGIGNLRELINLEFADNNMTGEILEEIGNLVNLWQLELYNNSFTGKLPVGLGNLTKLEMFDASMNYLEGDLSELRFSINLVSLQLFYNNLSGRVPAEFGEFKKLVNLSLYSNRLMGPLPEKLGSWAQFDFIDVSENFLSGPIPPEMCKQGSMKELLMLDNKLTGEIPATYASCSTLTRFRVSKNALTGTVPAGIWGLPNVKIIDIESNNLQGPITSDIENAKSLGQLFAGNNSLSGVIPAEISGATSLVSIQLNDNQLSGNIPSGIGELEHLNVFHLQNNRFTGSVPATLGSCGSLSDVNMANNSLSGQIPSSLGRLLTLNSLDLSDNQLSGTIPESFSSLRLSFLDLSHNSLTGPIPQALSIEAYNGSFSGNRGLCILGITSVFTRCPSSSGIPRDIRTLIICFAVGLAILLVCLVCFVSSKKEEKDQDRSLKNESWDLKSFHVLSFTEGEILGAIKPENVIGKGGSGSVYRVLLPNGKELAVKHIWNAGSSPNRWRKIRSSATPMLGKHSAGKSKEFDSEVQTLSSIRHVNVVKLYCSITSEDSSLLVYEYLPNGSLWDMLHMGHHKKQLDWETRYEIAVGAAKGLEYLHHGCERPVIHRDVKSSNILLDEFLKPRIADFGLAKIVQANGGKDSTHVIAGTHGYIAPEYGYTCRVNEKSDVYSFGVVLMELVTGKRPMEPEFGENKDIVNWVSDNLKNKESVLSVLDSQIPKAFEEDVIKVLRIAILCTSALPALRPTMRSVVQMLEEAEPCKLVKIIITKDGGESNKKEVIDTKKIKFIT from the exons ATGTCGCCGGCAAAAATTTCCCGGCCATGCCTCTATTCTTCGTTCTACCTCCTCTGTTTCCTCTCCCTTTTCTCCGGTATCCATTCCGACGAGCTTAAAATTCTATTGAAGGTAAAATCCGTGCTCCAAGGATCGAATTCCGACGTCTTCAGTTCATGGAAGTCCACCAATTCTGTTTGCGATTTCGCCGGAATCACCTGCAACTCAAACGGCTCCGTTATAGAAATAGAACTTTCTAAACAGAACTTACCTGGGATTCTTCCCTTGGATTCTATATGCGAGCTCCATTCGCTGGAAAAGCTCTCGTTGGGTTTCAACCGCTTCACCGGTCCCATCACGGAGGACTTGAAGAATTGTGTGAAATTGCAGTACTTGGATTTGGGAAACAATTTCTTCACGGGAGCGGTTCCAGACATATCTTCTCTCAGCAAATTACAGCAACTTCATCTGAATAACAGCGGATTCTCCGGCACTTTTCCGTGGAATTCGCTCCAAAACATGACGGGTCTGGTCCGGCTCAGCCTCGGGGACAATCCCTTCGATCCTAGTCCAATTCCAACAATGGTGGTGAAGCTTACTAAACTGGAATGGCTTTACCTCTCCAACTGCAACATCCAAGGAACAATCCCAGCTGGGATTGGAAATCTCAGAGAGCTAATAAATTTGGAATTTGCAGACAATAACATGACCGGAGAGATTCTCGAAGAGATAGGAAACCTCGTGAACCTCTGGCAGCTTGAGCTCTACAACAATTCCTTTACGGGAAAACTTCCGGTTGGTCTAGGAAACCTCACGAAGCTTGAGATGTTTGACGCTTCTATGAATTATCTCGAAGGAGATTTGTCGGAGCTGAGGTTTTCGATCAATCTGGTTAGTCTGCAACTATTCTATAACAACCTTAGTGGGCGAGTGCCGGCCGAGTTCGGTGAGTTTAAGAAACTGGTGAATCTTTCGCTGTATTCGAACAGGTTGATGGGTCCTCTGCCTGAGAAGCTTGGATCTTGGGCGCAGTTCGATTTCATCGACGTGTCTGAGAATTTCTTGAGTGGTCCAATCCCACCCGAAATGTGCAAGCAGGGCAGCATGAAGGAGCTTCTCATGCTTGACAACAAACTCACCGGCGAAATTCCCGCAACCTACGCCAGCTGTTCCACTCTAACTCGTTTCAGGGTCAGCAAGAACGCGCTTACGGGTACCGTTCCCGCCGGAATCTGGGGACTACCTAACGTGAAAATAATCGACATCGAGTCCAATAATCTCCAGGGCCCGATCACGTCCGATATCGAGAACGCCAAGTCTCTTGGGCAGCTGTTCGCCGGAAACAACAGCTTATCAGGTGTAATACCTGCCGAAATCTCTGGCGCTACCTCACTGGTGTCGATTCAGCTGAACGACAATCAGTTATCAGGAAACATTCCTTCAGGTATCGGTGAACTGGAGCATTTGAACGTTTTTCATCTGCAGAACAACaggttcactggttcagtgcCAGCGACATTAGGCTCTTGTGGCTCTCTCAGTGACGTAAACATGGCAAACAATTCACTTTCGGGTCAAATCCCATCCTCTCTAGGACGTCTACTGACTCTTAACTCTCTGGATCTCTCCGACAACCAACTTTCCGGGACAATTCCGGAGAGCTTTTCTTCTCTCCGGCTAAGCTTTCTCGATCTTTCACACAACAGCTTGACCGGTCCCATACCGCAAGCTCTGTCAATCGAAGCGTACAACGGTAGCTTTTCTGGTAACCGAGGCCTCTGCATCCTGGGCATCACCTCCGTGTTCACACGCTGTCCCTCCAGTTCCGGCATTCCCAGAGACATCCGGACACTCATCATTTGCTTCGCAGTAGGTTTGGCCATCCTGCTTGTGTGTTTGGTATGCTTCGTCTCCTCAAAGAAGGAGGAAAAAGATCAAGACCGTTCGTTGAAGAACGAATCCTGGGACCTGAAGTCCTTCCACGTGTTGAGCTTCACGGAGGGCGAGATTCTTGGTGCCATCAAGCCGGAGAATGTGATAGGAAAAGGTGGCTCCGGGAGTGTATACAGAGTGCTACTTCCCAACGGCAAGGAGCTTGCAGTCAAGCACATATGGAATGCAGGTTCAAGTCCCAATCGTTGGAGAAAGATTCGGAGCAGCGCCACGCCGATGCTCGGGAAGCACTCTGCCGGAAAGTCAAAGGAATTCGACAGCGAGGTGCAGACATTGAGCTCAATAAGGCATGTGAATGTGGTAAAGCTGTATTGCAGCATTACGAGCGAGGACTCGAGCTTGTTGGTGTATGAATATTTACCGAATGGAAGTTTGTGGGATATGCTGCACATGGGCCACCATAAGAAGCAGCTCGATTGGGAGACGAGGTACGAGATCGCCGTCGGCGCGGCCAAAGGGTTGGAGTATCTGCATCATGGGTGTGAAAGGCCCGTGATTCACAGGGATGTGAAGTCCAGCAATATACTTCTGGATGAGTTCTTGAAGCCAAGGATTGCTGATTTTGGACTTGCTAAGATTGTTCAGGCCAATGGTGGCAAGGATTCCACCCATGTCATTGCAGGAACACATGGCTATATTGCTCCTG AATATGGGTACACATGCAGAGTGAATGAGAAGAGTGACGTGTACAGTTTTGGAGTAGTTCTGATGGAGCTGGTGACCGGAAAAAGACCGATGGAGCCGGAGTTCGGGGAGAACAAAGACATAGTGAATTGGGTATCTGACAATctaaagaacaaagagagtgtaCTAAGTGTGTTGGACTCTCAAATTCCAAAGGCTTTCGAGGAAGATGTTATCAAGGTACTGAGAATTGCAATTCTTTGCACATCAGCACTTCCAGCTCTTCGGCCCACAATGAGAAGTGTTGTCCAAATGCTCGAGGAAGCTGAGCCTTGCAAATTGGTAAAAATTATCATCACCAAAGATGGTGGTGAGAGTAACAAAAAGGAAGTGAtagacacaaaaaaaataaagtttattacATGA